The Plasmodium relictum strain SGS1 genome assembly, chromosome: 9 genome window below encodes:
- the LSM1 gene encoding U6 snRNA-associated Sm-like protein LSm1, putative, producing MEQSMPLWLSSFEEEIDTYIFISSRDNKLYLGILRTYDQHGNIFLTHCVEKIIVAEKNYFSDVYVGNLIIRGDNIAYFGSVDEEKYSKIFDYSQKNRNENDLDNEEINVPNQKEASNESVTLQYKPVNHILKFITENNNDSIFEN from the exons atggagcAATCAATGCCGTTGTGGTTAAGTAGTTTTGAAGAAGAAATTGATACATACATTTTTATCTCATCACGAGATAACAAATTATATTTAG GTATCTTAAGAACATATGATCAGCATGGCAACATATTCTTAACTCATTGTgttgaaaaaattatagttgcagaaaaaaattatttttctgaTGTATATGTTG GAAACTTAATAATTAGAGGAGACAATATTGCATACTTTGGTTCAGtagatgaagaaaaatacTCTAAGATATTTGACTATTCTCAAAAAAAcagaaatgaaaatgatttagataatgaagaaataaatgtACCAAATCAAAAAGAAGCTTCAAATGAAAGTGTGACTCTTCAGTATAAACCAGTTAATcatattttgaaatttataacagaaaataataatgattctatttttgaaaattaa
- the pdhA gene encoding pyruvate dehydrogenase E1 component subunit alpha, putative, producing MIANLVFYLILGFSLSINLHIEKRNINLFLNNSSNNYSIKEELKRKIYSTNVKENVKLIDYKKNSILRDSENKKKIEIEENIDQIKSKIELEKSKNSYINNLNNYFDYNVYLEDNKLGEYISDVNLSKDEICMLYEDMYLGRLFENLVAKLYYSKKVNGFVHLYNGQEAVSSGIIKNLRNSDFVTSTYRDHVHAISKNVPPNKILNELYGNYNGSTNKGKGGSMHIFSKKENFIGGFGFIGEQIPIAVGLAYSILYKKDFSPSENILENINYTTREENSNLQGLKEDDVDVVVCFLGDGTANIGQFFESLNLASSYNLPIIFVIENNNWAIGMESSRSSVNDLMNNYSKGKAFNIESYKIDGNDVLSIYKLAKKKIDQIRKRKCGPILIEAITYRLKGHSLADPDELRKSEEKSSWKKMDPLVFLSNYMKKNNIVEDSYFDEVKKRNQKILKDAEIDAEENRKKDENINICNVLNENVYAPSQSTPFQSEYEKYKKYDELSNSELKEYYEAVLKENQRKKENKKADINEKFNEKKLPLIID from the coding sequence ATGATAGCAAATCTAGtattttatctaattttGGGATTTTCTCTTAGTATAAATTTACatatagaaaaaagaaatataaatttatttttaaataattcttcaaataattattctataaaagaagaattaaaaagaaagataTATTCAACGAatgtaaaagaaaatgtaaaGTTAAtagattataaaaaaaattctattttGAGAGAttcagaaaataaaaaaaaaattgaaatagaGGAAAACATTGatcaaataaaaagtaaGATAGAATTAgagaaaagtaaaaattcatatattaaCAATTTAAACAATTATTTCGATTATAATGTATATTTAGAAGATAATAAATTAGGAGAATATATTTCTGATGTTAATTTAAGTAAAGATGAAATATGTATGTTATATGAAGATATGTATTTAGGAAGGTTGTTTGAAAATTTAGTAGCAAAGTTGTATTATAGCAAAAAAGTGAATGGATTTGTTCATTTATACAACGGTCAAGAAGCAGTAAGTTCTggtataattaaaaatttgagAAATTCTGATTTCGTAACTAGTACATATAGGGATCATGTGCATGCTATAAGTAAAAATGTTCCTcctaataaaattttaaatgaattatacGGTAATTATAATGGTAGTACGAATAAAGGAAAAGGTGGGTCTATGCACATATTTAGTAAGAAGGAAAACTTTATAGGAGGTTTCGGATTTATTGGTGAACAAATTCCAATTGCTGTTGGTTTAGCTTATAGtattttatacaaaaaagaTTTTTCACCATCTGAgaatatattagaaaatataaattatactaCTAGAGAAGAGAATTCTAATTTACAAGGTTTAAAAGAAGACGATGTAGATGTAGTTGTTTGCTTTCTAGGAGATGGTACAGCAAATATAGGTCAGTTTTTTGAATCATTAAATTTGGCTTCTTCATATAATTTACCAATCATTTTTGTAATAGAAAATAACAATTGGGCTATTGGAATGGAGAGTTCAAGAAGTTCAGTAAACGATCTTATGAATAATTATTCAAAGGGGAAAGCTTTTAATATAGAAAGTTATAAAATAGATGGTAATGATGTTTTAAGTATTTATAAActagcaaaaaaaaaaatagatcaaattagaaaaagaaaatgtggGCCTATTTTAATTGAAGCAATTACATATAGATTAAAAGGGCATTCTCTGGCTGATCCCGATGAGCTTAGAAAATCAGAAGAGAAAAGTTCTTGGAAAAAAATGGATCCTTTagtatttttatcaaattatatgaaaaaaaataatattgttGAGGATTCTTATTTTGATgaagttaaaaaaagaaatcaaAAAATACTTAAAGATGCTGAAATTGATGCAgaagaaaatagaaaaaaagatgaaaatataaatatatgtaatgtattaaatgaaaatgtttATGCTCCATCTCAGTCTACACCTTTTCAGAgtgaatatgaaaaatataaaaaatatgatgagCTATCAAATTCAGAATTAAAAGAGTACTATGAAGCTGTTCTTAAGGAAaatcaaagaaaaaaagaaaataaaaaagcagatattaatgaaaaatttaacgAAAAGAAGTTACCTTTAATAATAGActaa
- the EK gene encoding ethanolamine kinase, putative, whose product MLKKKEATFFKLDSINNMQNDLNNMEEKQRKINETEKKNKEEGSKNNATLKNVNNFHNSNSQIKEMKSKQGITPLTLSDLKINVSDDKNLKVEEFMTNFISNVFESKNALFLYCKYVLLFYGKDLIDEKDIDSLNFEVIKGGITNILVKVEDNLQEKKYLIRLYGPKTSEIINREREKKISSILCEINISKKIYVFFPNGRIEEFMEGYALSKEDIKEKEFQKEIAKKLRILHSIDLNDSLFKQLQNLQNIEKNRSSFLWPTIWKYFNCLKEERSNNHPFNSKKNILNLIDFNMLKSTIIEVENLCSQKKSPIVLCHCDLLSSNIINGIDGSISFIDFEYSCPMERAFDIANHFNEYAGFNCEWDLIPSRNEEYHFIKHYLKTDDEDLIYKLIDEIQPFYLSSHIIWGLWALLQAMHSTIDFDFVNYALHRLSAAYSPIFRCKIDNNL is encoded by the coding sequence atgttaaaaaaaaaagaagcaaCCTTTTTTAAATTGGATAGTATCAATAATATGCAAAACGATTTAAACAATATGGAAgaaaaacaaagaaaaataaatgaaacagaaaaaaagaataaagaagaaggaagtaaaaataatgcaacattaaaaaatgtaaataattttcataattcAAATTCtcaaataaaagaaatgaaaagtAAGCAAGGAATAACACCATTAACATTAAGTGATTTGAAAATAAACGTTAGTGATGATAAGAATCTAAAAGTAGAAGAATTTATGACTAATTTTATTAGTAATGTTTTTGAAAGTAAAAATgccttatttttatattgtaaatatgtattattattttatggAAAGGATTTAATAGATGAAAAGGATATTGACTCTTTAAATTTTGAAGTAATAAAAGGAGGAATAACGAATATTTTAGTTAAAGTGGAAGATAActtacaagaaaaaaaatatttaattcgATTATATGGACCTAAAACTAGTGAGATAATTAATagagaaagagaaaaaaaaatatctagtATATTATGTGAAATAAACATTtccaaaaaaatttatgtattttttccAAATGGAAGGATTGAAGAATTTATGGAAGGGTATGCTTTATcaaaagaagatataaaagaaaaagaatttcaaaaagaaattgcaaaaaaattaagaatattGCATAGCATTGATTTGAATGATTCTTTGTTTAAACAATTacaaaatttacaaaatattgaaaaaaatcgATCTTCCTTTTTGTGGCCAACTATATGGAAATATTTCAATtgtttaaaagaagaaagaaGCAATAATCATCcatttaattcaaaaaaaaatattttaaatttaattgatTTTAATATGTTAAAATCAACAATAATAGAAGTAGAAAATTTATGTTCTCAAAAAAAATCACCAATAGTCTTGTGCCATTGTGATCTTTTATCTTCTAACATTATAAATGGGATTGATGgttctatttcttttattgaTTTTGAATATTCTTGTCCAATGGAAAGAGCTTTTGATATAGCTAATCATTTTAATGAATATGCAGGATTTAATTGTGAATGGGATTTAATACCTTCTAGAAATGAAGAATATCACTTTATTaaacattatttaaaaacagATGATGAagatttaatttataaattaattgatGAAATTCAAccattttatttatcttcTCATATAATATGGGGATTATGGGCACTCTTGCAAGCTATGCATTCAACTATTGATTTTGATTTTGTCAACTACGCTTTGCATAGATTATCGGCAGCATATTCACCAATATTTAGATGCAAAATTGacaataatttataa
- the MGE1 gene encoding GrpE protein homolog, mitochondrial, putative encodes MKYSNFFKRASIARYSSNLDGMQLFHSKKYFTNFFRDTHKKIGYQSYSTSSMNDRAYNNGEQFKKEAEIKNNEKENDPIENEDSINKNETKSIEKNIEEIDYENFNKIDLIKEIKKTKKDMDEKIIDNKILKEKYLSVLAENENLRNRYIKEIENNKVYCITNFAKSLLDVADNLSLAIQNINEESLKQNEEISNIYKGIQMTETILHNIFNKYGINKYNPINEKFNPLFHEALFEINDNTKEKGTVATVIQQGYKIKDRILRAAKVGVVKN; translated from the exons atgaaATACTCAAATTTTTTCAAGAGGGCATCTATTGCTAGATACTCTTCAAATTTAGATGGAATGCAGTTGTTTCattctaaaaaatattttacaaatttttttagagatacacataaaaaaattggatATCAATCATACAGCACATCATCAATGAATGATAGAGCATATAACAATGGAGagcaatttaaaaaagaggcagaaataaaaaataatgaaaaagaaaatgatcccatagaaaatgaagattctataaacaaaaatgaaacaaaaaGTATTGAAAAAAACATTGAAGAAATtgattatgaaaattttaataaaattgatttaattaaagaaattaaaaaaacaaagaaaGATATggatgaaaaaataatagataaCAAAATActgaaagaaaaatatttatctgTTTTAGCAGAAAATGAAAACTTAAGAAAtagatatataaaagaaattgaaaataataaagtataTTGCATAACAAATTTTGCCAAATCATTATTGGATGTAGCTGATAATCTTTCTTTAGctattcaaaatataaatgaagagtcattaaaacaaaatgaagaaattagtaatatatataagggAATTCAAATGACTGAAACTATActtcataatatttttaataaatatggaataaataaatataatcctattaatgaaaaatttaatcCACTATTTCATGAAGCCctttttgaaataaatgataatacGAAAGAAAAAGGAACAGTTGCAACAGTCATTCAACAAggatataaaataaaagacaGAATATTAAG AGCTGCTAAAGTTGGAGTTGTGAAAAATTAA
- a CDS encoding nuclear preribosomal assembly protein, putative — MEIEFCSQHLLAYDNSIINEEDNIKLKVEENLYSIIKKINELKSEKNGNDEIIYFLTKNNYFNIPRYSKIPKMKKSTKWEMYSEKRLMKKKNRSGLIFDKNSKGWVRRYQKKHIKENEEKSNFVHEFKDNEDSYEDPFEKKEEEKEIKKMKQKMREMKNKFDQKGISNEDIKYIQRQKRKRENLIDNLKMAQVSSSTFGREDKKLKKEKKMNIKNNVIKQKCENRLPKDEINQNNKLAAIVLKSF; from the exons atggaaataGAATTTTGCTCACAACATCTTTTGGCTTATGATAATTCAATAATTAATGAAGAAGATAa tATTAAGCTAAAAGTAGAAGAAAACTTATATtccattattaaaaaaataaatgaattaaaaagcGAAAAAAATGGTAATgatgaaataatttattttttaacaaaaaataattattttaacatACCGAGATATTCAAAAATTcctaaaatgaaaaaaagcaCAAAATGGGAAATGTATTCTGAAAAGagattaatgaaaaaaaaaaatagaagtggattaatttttgataaaaattcGAAAGGGTGGGTTAGGCGTTACCAAAAGAAgcatataaaagaaaatgaagaaaaatcaAACTTTGTACATGAATTTAAGGATAACGAAGACTCTTATGAAGATccttttgaaaaaaaagaagaggaaaaagagattaaaaaaatgaaacagAAAATGAGAGAAATGAAGAATAAATTTGATCAAAAGGGGATATCCAATGAAGATATAAAATACATACAAagacaaaaaagaaaaagagaaaatttaATTGACAACCTTAAaat GGCACAAGTTTCATCCTCGACATTTGGACGAGAggacaaaaaattaaaaaaagaaaaaaaaatgaatataaaaaataatgtaataaaacaaaaatgtgAAAATCGTTTACCAAAAGATGAAATAAaccaaaataataaattagcTGCTATTGTTTTAAAATCTTTCTAG
- a CDS encoding 60S ribosomal protein L35, putative has translation MSNVKAFELRTLKKKELLEKLEELKKELSGLRISKAIGNSAKNSKIHSVRKNVARVLTVYNQKKKMELKKKYKNKKFKPYNLRKKLTKNKRLQLTEQQKNAMTLREKKKSLNFPKRKYLVVYKE, from the exons ATG AGTAATGTAAAGGCTTTCGAATTAagaacattaaaaaaaaaggagttATTGGAAAAGttagaagaattaaaaaaagaattaagtGGTTTAAGAATAAGTAAAGCTATTGGAAACTCAGCTAAAAATTCTAAAATACATTCTGTCCgaaaaa atgtTGCAAGAGTTTTGACTGTTTataaccaaaaaaaaaaaatggaattgaagaaaaaatataaaaacaaaaaatttaaaccttataatttaagaaaaaaattgacaaaaaataaaagactTCAATTAACTgaacaacaaaaaaatgcAATGACACTAAG agaaaaaaaaaaatctttaaaTTTCCCCAAAAGAAAATATCTTGTAGTATATAAGGAATAA
- a CDS encoding vacuolar membrane protein-related, putative — protein sequence MLKIKNKINLINFISKRYYTNNSKGISKEYVYTKYRISLPYINNVKYDDLYLSRPNKEDLYVFTKKIPIFLRFLKLITSLENRNKDFIEFAKRCENGLTIEKDVYLTKEELLELMFINGYSKKEMNAFDLAFNNNYEFHYPEISVLFQLDEEDVYKFCLKKRSEYPEKLFHLKFLKDKNMLSSYGLIFVFLYFGLNNVVLSNAWFLSKTIPFFSVFYMLASYFYKDIWNFLNKEKNLMIEQNMNNKLLAEDIIYNQLKLYSKDTDCSSNLINFKDYSNKLINNYRKAYINEQKKKVQENLEKKLNEIYNIEMNYKNSLQNILLEEIIKKIYHNIKTDNNFYNSILNDSINNIRNINENDTLINHVRNELDSIKSLNKQNPLIKNILNQYELKKEEYLNQYAIQKEEVDKIKNIINKCNMNINKLNTNDYNDLLNLFHNINNRFGFYVNDDEVSKLTPRDEESKKIIDNINKAIYDTNKSFNEKKLVAFLKAFQ from the coding sequence atgttaaaaattaaaaataagattaacctaataaattttattagtaAACGTTACTACACTAATAATAGTAAGGGAATATCTAAAGAGTATGTATATACGAAATATAGAATAAGTTTAccttatataaataatgtaaaatatGATGATTTGTATTTATCAAGACCAAATAAAGAagatttatatgtttttacaaaaaaaattccaaTATTTTTGCGCTTTTTGAAATTAATAACATCATtagaaaatagaaataagGATTTTATTGAATTCGCAAAAAGATGTGAAAATGGTTTAACAATAGAAAAAGATGTATATTTAACGAAAGAAGAGCTATTAGAATTAATGTTTATAAATGGATactcaaaaaaagaaatgaatgCTTTTGATTTGGCTTTTAATAACAACTATGAGTTTCACTATCCAGAGATATCTGTTTTATTTCAATTAGATGAAGAAGATGTGTATAAATTTtgcttaaaaaaaagaagtgaGTATCCTGAAAAGCTTTTTCatctaaaatttttaaaagataaaaatatgttatcTTCATATGGAttaatatttgtatttttatactttGGATTAAATAATGTTGTATTAAGTAATGCATGGTTTTTGTCAAAAACAATTCCCTTTTTTTCagttttttatatgttagcctcttatttttataaagatatttggaattttttaaataaagaaaagaatTTAATGATAGAacaaaatatgaataataaattattagcTGAAGACATTATTTATAATCAATTAAAGTTATATTCTAAAGATACTGATTGTAGCTCAAATTtgataaattttaaagattattctaataaattaataaataattacagAAAAGCTTATATAAATGAACAGAAAAAGAAAGTTCAggaaaatttagaaaaaaaattaaatgaaatatacaACATTGAAATGAATTATAAGAATTCTTTACAAAACATACTATTagaagaaattataaaaaaaatatatcacaATATAAAAACGGATAATAATTTCTATAATTCTATATTAAATGATAGTATCaataatataagaaatattaatgaaaatgatacaTTAATTAATCACGTAAGAAATGAACTAGATTCTATTAAAAGTTTAAACAAGCAAAATCctcttataaaaaatattcttaatCAGTacgaattaaaaaaagaagaatattTAAATCAGTATGCAATACAAAAAGAAGAAGtagacaaaataaaaaatataattaataagtgtaatatgaatataaataaattaaatacaaATGATTACAATGATTTGctaaatttatttcataacATAAATAATAGATTTGGTTTTTATGTCAATGATGATGAAGTATCAAAACTTACTCCTAGAGATGaagaatcaaaaaaaataattgataatataaacaaaGCTATTTATGATACTAACAAATCATTCaacgaaaaaaaattagtagcTTTCTTAAAAGCTTTTCAATAA